The proteins below come from a single Miscanthus floridulus cultivar M001 chromosome 1, ASM1932011v1, whole genome shotgun sequence genomic window:
- the LOC136475854 gene encoding proteinase inhibitor type-2 CEVI57-like: MATIKSCSSRLLPVALLLCGLIVMGSTPGLEAKDKDGKVCIEICLEADYMTCPSTGNAKLNPACNCCLANEDGCTIYLKDGTVEKCPRT; the protein is encoded by the exons ATGGCCACCATCAAATCTTGCTCTTCCAGACTTCTTCCGGTGGCTCTCCTGCTGTGTG GGCTCATAGTGATGGGCTCCACTCCAGGATTGGAAGCAAAGGACAAGGACGGGAAGGTGTGCATCGAGATCTGCCTGGAAGCGGACTACATGACGTGCCCGTCCACAGGCAACGCGAAGCTCAACCCGGCGTGCAACTGCTGCCTGGCCAACGAGGACGGCTGCACCATCTACTTGAAGGACGGGACAGTGGAGAAATGCCCAAGAACCTGA